From Antennarius striatus isolate MH-2024 chromosome 14, ASM4005453v1, whole genome shotgun sequence, the proteins below share one genomic window:
- the msto1 gene encoding protein misato homolog 1, with translation MSNCCREVVTLQLGHYSNFVGTHWWNLQDASLSYDTEAPPGDIQSDVVFRQGETLGGHITHTPRLIAMDLKGSLRTLRQEGSLYDSGKNTSAVTWEGSIMMHEESPPAKNSFLDDLDKLDRGEILAEADFYSSPQPQYSAGVMDVDTVNDQLARVQQGYNLEGSVKVWSDFLRIHLHPRTISVIHQYNHDGEVQRLETLGQGKALLQGSVLEELEDKLHFFVEECDYLQGFQVLCDLADGFAGLGSKVTEMLQDSYHGKGILTWGVAPVSHPDSTPMKDLYHQLNCTLGTVHLASNSSFFCPLTLRGGLDRRPSSPVTFPHLTHDPSLWYHSSSILALAFDALTSPYRLRSHSIPMWQMADMLAVSGRKVVAAYGAVPFPMMHGSSLPDVLSAQMDALPWKPLSACPEADNGLCYGQLVTLKGFEGQRLTSSLAAGTKPPTPLHSLHSGEDMLAAYIRSFYPTAPIAVQLLATPSQLTPPFPQMFSRSVGSQGFLQNLPPPPTSPPSVVSSVPVLTSLQSGPALDPWLSELYRGASAVDIRRVAPSFLSQGPEMADYQEALEQLRLLARCYRDNSGGVMCSSSEEDDDD, from the exons ATGAGTAACTGCTGTAGAGAAGTTGTCACTCTTCAGTTGGGACACTACTCCAATTTTGTCGGAACTCACTGGTGGAATTTACAG GATGCATCTTTATCCTACGATACTGAGGCGCCTCCAGGCGACATCCAAAGTGATGTTGTGTTTCGTCAAGGAGAGACTCTGGGCGGACACATCACCCACACACCACGCCTTATTGCCATGGATCTTAAAG GAAGTCTTCGGACTCTGCGTCAGGAGGGAAGTCTTTATGATTCTGGCAAAAACACATCTGCTGTtacatg GGAGGGAAGCATCATGATGCACGAAGAAAGTCCTCCTGCAAAGAATTCCTTCCTTGACGATCTGGACAAGCTGGAT AGGGGGGAGATCCTGGCAGAAGCAGATTTTTACTCCAGTCCCCAGCCTCAGTACTCAG CTGGTGTGATGGATGTGGACACTGTGAACGATCAGCTGGCTCGAGTCCAGCAGGGCTACAACCTGGAGGGCAGCGTGAAGGTGTGGTCCGACTTCCTCAGGATCCACCTGCACCCTCGCACCATCTCTGTCATCCACCAATACAACCACGATGG ggaGGTTCAGCGTCTGGAGACGCTTGGCCAGGGAAAGGCTCTCCTACAGGGGTCggtgctggaggagctggaggacaaaCTGCACTTCTTCGTTGAGGAGTGTGATTACCTTCAG GGTTTCCAGGTTTTGTGTGACTTGGCGGATGGCTTCGCTGGTCTGGGTTCAAAGGTCACAGAGATGCTGCAGGATTCCTACCATGGAAAAGGCATCCTGACCTGGGGAGTCGCACCTGTTAGCCACCCGGATTCA ACCCCCATGAAGGACCTCTACCACCAGCTGAACTGCACGTTAGGGACGGTCCACTTGGCCAGTAACAGCTCATTCTTCTGCCCGCTGACTCTGCGTGGTGGACTAGACAGACGACCTTCCTCTCCTGTGACGTTCCCACACCTAACTCATGAT CCCTCCCTTTGGTATCACTCCAGCTCCATCTTGGCATTGGCTTTCGATGCCCTCACTTCGCCTTACAGGCTGAGGAGCCACAGCATTCCCATGTGGCAGATGGCAGACATGCTGGCTGTGTCTGGGCGGAAG GTAGTGGCTGCTTATGGTGCCGTACCGTTTCCCATGATGCATGGCAGCTCACTCCCTGATGTTCTGAGTGCCCAGATGGATGCGCTGCCGTGGAAACCTCTGTCGGCTTGTCCTGAAGCCGACAACGGTCTGTGCTACGGCCAGTTGGTGACGCTGAAAGGCTTTGAGGGTCAGAGACTAACCAG CTCTCTGGCTGCAGGGActaaaccccccaccccactgcaCAGCCTCCACAGTGGGGAAGACATGTTGGCTGCCTACATCAGATCCTTCTATCCGACAGCACCTAT TGCTGTGCAGCTGCTGGCGACCCCCAGTCAGCTGACGCCGCCGTTCCCTCAGATGTTCAGTCGGTCCGTCGGTTCTCAGGGGTTCCTGCAGAACCTGCCTCCCCCTCCCACCT CCCCACCCTCGGTGGTCTCCTCCGTGCCCGTCCTGACCTCCCTCCAGTCGGGGCCCGCTCTCGACCCCTGGCTGTCAGAACTGTATCGTGGCGCAAGTGCTGTTGATATCCGCCGCGTGGCCCCCAGTTTTCTCTCCCAGGGGCCCGAAATGGCAGATTACCAGGAGGCCCTTGAGCAGCTACGCCTACTGGCCCGGTGTTACCGTGACAACAGTGGTGGAGTGATGTGTTCTTCttcagaggaggatgatgatgattga